From a single Streptomyces rubradiris genomic region:
- a CDS encoding S41 family peptidase, translated as MSGRDPLCSPRRVRRGAALTLVFAGVLGAGAATDAFPGPRAPQRRAVAAPADPAGRSEAVREAAAAAMAAGKSPTEAAERAVSRSGDRWAAVYSEGEFEEFQDALDGRYTGVGLWARQEPDGRIEVTRVRPGSPAAGAGIRAGDRLRSVDGHKTDGRPVTEVIALLRGDTRGDGTAGAPAGTTVTLGLERGTRAWTRTLRRAKLSTDPVTVRRLPGAVTAVKVSAFTKGSADAVRAALRTAPADGRTILDLRGNSGGLVTEAVSTASAFLDGGLVATYDVDGAQRALHADPGGDTARPLVVLVDGGTMSAAELLTGALQDRGRAVVIGSRTFGKGSVQMPVKLPDGSVAELTVGHYRTPSGHTVDGRGITPDLEAGPDQALTRARTVLTGLGDPS; from the coding sequence ATGTCAGGCCGTGACCCCCTCTGTAGTCCCCGCCGCGTCCGCCGCGGTGCCGCCCTGACACTGGTCTTCGCCGGAGTGCTGGGGGCCGGCGCCGCCACCGACGCCTTCCCGGGGCCCCGCGCCCCCCAGCGCAGGGCCGTCGCCGCGCCGGCGGACCCGGCCGGCCGGTCCGAGGCCGTACGGGAGGCCGCCGCCGCGGCGATGGCCGCCGGCAAGTCCCCGACGGAGGCCGCCGAACGGGCCGTCAGCCGCAGCGGCGACCGCTGGGCCGCGGTCTACTCCGAGGGTGAGTTCGAGGAGTTCCAGGACGCGCTCGACGGCCGCTACACCGGCGTCGGCCTGTGGGCGCGGCAGGAGCCGGACGGCCGGATCGAGGTCACCCGGGTGCGGCCCGGCTCGCCCGCCGCCGGCGCCGGGATCCGGGCCGGCGACCGGCTGCGCAGCGTCGACGGCCACAAGACCGACGGCCGGCCGGTCACCGAGGTGATCGCCCTGCTGCGCGGTGACACGCGCGGCGACGGCACGGCGGGCGCCCCGGCCGGTACGACGGTCACGCTCGGCCTGGAGCGGGGCACCCGCGCGTGGACCAGGACCCTGCGCCGGGCCAAGCTGTCCACCGACCCCGTGACCGTGCGCCGGCTGCCCGGCGCGGTCACCGCCGTGAAGGTCTCCGCGTTCACCAAGGGTTCCGCCGACGCGGTCCGCGCGGCCCTGCGCACCGCCCCCGCCGACGGCCGCACCATCCTCGACCTGCGCGGCAACTCCGGCGGCCTGGTCACCGAGGCCGTGTCCACCGCCTCCGCCTTCCTGGACGGCGGCCTGGTCGCCACCTACGACGTCGACGGCGCCCAGCGCGCCCTGCACGCCGACCCGGGCGGCGACACCGCCCGGCCCCTGGTCGTCCTCGTCGACGGCGGCACCATGAGCGCGGCCGAACTGCTCACCGGCGCCCTCCAGGACCGGGGGCGCGCGGTGGTGATCGGGTCGCGCACCTTCGGCAAGGGCTCCGTCCAGATGCCGGTGAAGCTGCCCGACGGCTCGGTGGCCGAGCTGACCGTCGGCCACTACCGCACCCCGTCCGGGCACACCGTCGACGGCCGGGGCATCACCCCCGACCTGGAGGCGGGCCCGGACCAGGCCCTGACCCGGGCCCGTACGGTGCTCACCGGGCTGGGCGACCCGTCGTAG
- the smpB gene encoding SsrA-binding protein SmpB: MYVPKESQPKHGGAAKARDGEKGGKRKIVAQNKKARHDYAIIDTFEAGLVLMGTEVKSLREGRTSLTDGFVHIDRGEAWLHNAHIPEYHQGSWTNHSARRKRKLLLHRAEIDKLESKSQETGHTIVPLAIYFKDGRAKAEIALARGKKEYDKRQTLREQQDRREAARAIAAAKRRQRGV; encoded by the coding sequence ATGTACGTACCGAAGGAGTCCCAGCCCAAGCACGGCGGGGCCGCCAAGGCCAGGGACGGCGAGAAGGGCGGCAAGCGCAAGATCGTCGCCCAGAACAAGAAGGCCCGGCACGACTACGCGATCATCGACACCTTCGAGGCCGGGCTCGTGCTCATGGGCACGGAGGTCAAGTCGCTGCGCGAGGGACGCACCTCGCTGACCGACGGCTTCGTCCACATCGACCGGGGCGAGGCGTGGCTGCACAACGCCCACATCCCCGAGTACCACCAGGGCAGCTGGACCAACCACTCCGCGCGCCGCAAGCGCAAGCTGCTGCTGCACCGCGCGGAGATCGACAAGCTGGAGTCGAAGTCCCAGGAGACGGGACACACGATCGTGCCCCTCGCCATCTACTTCAAGGACGGCCGGGCGAAGGCCGAGATCGCTCTCGCGCGGGGCAAGAAGGAGTACGACAAGCGGCAGACGCTGCGCGAGCAGCAGGACCGGCGGGAGGCGGCCCGGGCGATCGCGGCCGCGAAGCGCCGGCAGCGCGGCGTCTAG
- the ftsX gene encoding permease-like cell division protein FtsX, whose translation MRAQFVLSEIGVGLRRNLTMTFAVIVSVALSLALFGGSLLMSDQVSTMKGYWYDKVNVSIFLCNKHDAENDVHCAKGAVTEDQKKQILADLKQMPVVENVTYESQDEAYKHYKEQFGNSPLAGSLTPDQMQESYRIKLKDPQKYQVIASAFNGRDGVQSVQDQKGILDNLFQLLNLMNRGALGVMAMMLIVALLLIVNTVRVSAFSRRRETGIMRLVGASGFYIQAPFIAEAAVAGLIGGGLACVALVLGRYFTIDHGMDLSHKLTLINFVGWDAVLTKLPLILATSVLMPSLAAFFALRKYLKV comes from the coding sequence ATGCGCGCCCAGTTCGTCCTGTCGGAGATCGGTGTCGGTCTCCGCCGCAACCTGACGATGACCTTCGCCGTCATCGTCTCCGTCGCCCTGTCCCTGGCCCTGTTCGGCGGCTCGCTGCTGATGAGCGACCAGGTCAGCACCATGAAGGGCTACTGGTACGACAAGGTCAACGTCTCGATCTTCCTGTGCAACAAGCACGACGCGGAGAACGACGTGCACTGCGCCAAGGGCGCGGTCACCGAGGACCAGAAGAAGCAGATCCTCGCGGACCTGAAGCAGATGCCGGTCGTCGAGAACGTGACCTACGAGTCCCAGGACGAGGCGTACAAGCACTACAAGGAGCAGTTCGGCAACTCCCCGCTGGCCGGCTCGCTGACGCCGGACCAGATGCAGGAGTCGTACCGGATCAAGCTCAAGGACCCGCAGAAGTACCAGGTGATCGCGAGCGCGTTCAACGGGCGGGACGGCGTGCAGTCGGTGCAGGACCAGAAGGGCATCCTGGACAACCTCTTCCAGCTGCTGAACCTGATGAACCGGGGCGCGCTCGGCGTGATGGCGATGATGCTGATCGTCGCCCTGCTGCTGATCGTCAACACCGTGCGCGTCTCGGCGTTCAGCCGCCGGCGCGAGACCGGCATCATGCGCCTGGTCGGTGCCTCGGGCTTCTACATCCAGGCGCCGTTCATCGCCGAGGCCGCGGTCGCCGGACTCATCGGCGGCGGCCTGGCCTGTGTGGCCCTCGTGCTCGGCCGGTACTTCACCATCGACCACGGCATGGACCTCTCCCACAAGCTGACCCTCATCAACTTCGTGGGCTGGGACGCGGTGTTGACCAAGCTGCCGCTGATCCTGGCGACCAGCGTGCTGATGCCGTCCCTGGCGGCGTTCTTCGCGCTCCGCAAGTACTTGAAGGTGTGA
- the prfB gene encoding peptide chain release factor 2 yields the protein MAVVDVSEELKSLSSTMESIEAVLDLDKMRADIAVLEEQAAAPSLWDNPDEAQKITSKLSHLQAEVRKAEALRGRIDDLAVLFEMAEEEDDPDTRAEAESELASVKKALDEMEVRTLLSGEYDSREALVNIRAEAGGVDAADFAEKLQRMYLRWAEQRGYKTELIETSYAEEAGIKSTTFAVQAPYAYGTLSVEQGTHRLVRISPFDNQGRRQTSFAGVEVLPVVEQSDHVEIDESDLRIDVYRSSGPGGQGVNTTDSAVRITHLPTGIVVSCQNERSQIQNKATAMNVLQAKLLERRRQEEQAKMDALKGDGGNSWGNQMRSYVLHPYQMVKDLRTEHEVGNPEAVFNGEIDGFLEAGIRWRKQQEK from the coding sequence GTGGCAGTCGTCGATGTATCCGAAGAGCTGAAGTCCCTCTCCTCGACCATGGAGTCGATCGAGGCCGTCCTGGACCTCGACAAGATGAGGGCAGATATCGCCGTGCTTGAGGAGCAGGCGGCGGCCCCGTCCCTGTGGGACAACCCGGACGAGGCGCAGAAGATCACCAGCAAGCTCTCCCACCTCCAGGCCGAGGTCAGGAAGGCGGAGGCGCTGCGCGGCCGGATCGACGACCTCGCGGTCCTCTTCGAGATGGCCGAGGAGGAGGACGACCCGGACACCCGCGCCGAGGCCGAGTCCGAGCTGGCCTCGGTGAAGAAGGCGCTGGACGAGATGGAGGTGCGCACCCTCCTGTCCGGGGAGTACGACTCCCGTGAGGCGCTCGTCAACATCCGCGCCGAGGCCGGCGGCGTCGACGCGGCCGACTTCGCCGAGAAGCTCCAGCGGATGTACCTGCGCTGGGCCGAGCAGCGCGGTTACAAGACGGAGCTGATCGAGACGTCGTACGCCGAAGAGGCCGGCATCAAGTCGACCACCTTCGCCGTGCAGGCGCCGTACGCCTACGGCACCCTCTCCGTCGAGCAGGGCACGCACCGCCTGGTGCGCATCTCGCCCTTCGACAACCAGGGCCGCCGCCAGACGTCCTTCGCGGGCGTCGAGGTGCTGCCGGTCGTCGAGCAGTCCGACCACGTCGAGATCGACGAGTCCGACCTGCGGATCGACGTCTACCGCTCCTCCGGCCCCGGCGGCCAGGGCGTCAACACGACCGACTCCGCCGTCCGCATCACCCACCTGCCCACCGGCATCGTGGTCTCCTGCCAGAACGAGCGGTCGCAGATCCAGAACAAGGCCACCGCGATGAACGTCCTCCAGGCCAAGCTGCTGGAGCGGCGCCGCCAGGAGGAGCAGGCCAAGATGGACGCCCTCAAGGGCGACGGCGGCAACTCCTGGGGCAACCAGATGCGTTCGTACGTGCTGCACCCCTACCAGATGGTCAAGGACCTGCGCACCGAGCACGAGGTGGGCAACCCGGAGGCCGTGTTCAACGGCGAGATCGACGGGTTCCTGGAGGCCGGTATTCGCTGGCGCAAGCAGCAGGAGAAGTAA
- the ftsE gene encoding cell division ATP-binding protein FtsE — MIRFDNVSKVYPKQTRPALRDVSLEVEKGEFVFLVGSSGSGKSTFLRLILREERCSHGQVHVLGKDLARLSNWKVPQMRRQLGTVFQDFRLLPNKTVAENVAFAQEVIGKSRGEIRKSVPQVLDLVGLGGKEDRRPGELSGGEQQRVAIARAFVNRPKLLIADEPTGNLDPQTSVGIMKLLDRINRTGTTVIMATHDQNIVDQMRKRVIELEKGRLVRDQARGVYGYQH, encoded by the coding sequence GTGATCCGATTCGACAACGTCTCCAAGGTCTACCCCAAGCAGACCCGCCCCGCACTCAGGGATGTCTCCCTGGAGGTGGAGAAGGGCGAGTTCGTCTTCCTCGTGGGGTCCTCCGGCTCCGGAAAGTCCACCTTCCTGCGGCTCATCCTCCGCGAGGAGCGGTGCAGCCACGGCCAGGTGCACGTGCTCGGCAAGGACCTCGCGCGCCTGTCCAACTGGAAGGTGCCGCAGATGCGCCGCCAGCTGGGCACCGTCTTCCAGGACTTCCGGCTGCTGCCGAACAAGACGGTCGCGGAGAACGTGGCCTTCGCCCAGGAGGTGATCGGCAAGTCCCGCGGCGAGATCCGCAAGTCCGTGCCGCAGGTGCTCGACCTCGTCGGGCTCGGCGGCAAGGAGGACCGGAGGCCCGGCGAGCTGTCCGGCGGTGAACAGCAGCGCGTCGCCATCGCGCGCGCGTTCGTCAACCGGCCCAAGCTGCTCATCGCCGACGAGCCCACCGGCAACCTCGACCCGCAGACCTCCGTCGGCATCATGAAGCTGCTCGACCGGATCAACCGGACGGGCACCACCGTCATCATGGCGACGCACGACCAGAACATCGTGGACCAGATGCGCAAGCGCGTCATCGAGCTGGAGAAGGGCCGCCTCGTCCGCGACCAGGCCCGCGGCGTCTACGGCTACCAGCACTGA